The genomic DNA ATAGTCCCACGACAGATAACACAGGTCGTCCTTCCGGTAGCCGTTCATCTCGAAGAAGACAGGGAATTTCTCCCCCATTCTTTTTGCCTTGGGCATCCAGTAGGAGACTGCCAGTTTAACGCCGTCCGGCATGCTGAGAGTTCCCCTCTCCACTGTAAATAAATATCCCGAGCCGGAGGGAATAACGGCCTCGGCTTCATCCTCATCTTCGTCCTCGGCTTCAAACCGGGCTTGCGGGGTCGCCGTGACGGTGCCTCCGTATAAAGACAGGAGAACGATGCAGAATAAGGAAAGAATAAAAAAAATCGACAGATATTTTTTCATTTCCGCTCCTTTTAAAAGTGTTACCTATGTACCCGGAATAGTCTGTTACCTATGTCCCCGTTCGCTCATCTTCATTTCTCTTGAAGTCAATAATAGAGTCTGACCTCCAACCCCTCCAAAAACAACGCCTTTACTGGAACATGATACTATCCTCCATGGCTGGGAGCACATGGAACGCAATGGGTTTTAGGGTCACAGTAGTCTGGGTCGCATTTGTCTGGGTCGCAGTCATAATCTGGCTGGCAATCATGCTCTGGATAGCAGGGATCTGGCAGGCAAGGATCTGAGGGATTTGGCGTGCAGGGATCTGGCATGCAAATACCGGGTTGGCAATAAGCTGGTTGGCAAGAATCTGGATCGCATCTAACTGGGCGTTTGACTCCCTTATTCGCATCTTTCGATTTCCATTCGACTATTTCCGGTTTTTCGGGTTTCATTTCGTTTCCTTTCTTTGGCATAAATTATCCTCCTCCCACTCCCCTGTATAAGGGTTATATGAGCAACCTTGAGATTGACTATTCCATGCTTTCTCAGGGCTATGTCCCTGGGCCAGCGGTCGACAATCGTGGCAAGCATAACGATACTCGCAATCTTTGCATTTCTCAACCAAGTCTTTGGTCGTTTTCCAGCATCTTTGCAATAATTCCTCGGATAGAATATTTTTTAAGGATGTTTGCAGTATATTCCCACATGCCTGGTTTCGGGCGAATATGCAAGGAATTACATCACCTCCAGGTGTTACTGCAATCTTTCCCTCTAAACAGGTATTATAGTGCAAAGCATGGGAAAATGTTTCGTGGCTAGAATAAAAAGGCGGCTTAATAGGTTGCTTGCGGTAATGCCGCGGAAGAAGACTGTTGTTATCACCCCGGCCTGTAGGCCTCACGACATCAGGTATTCTGGTCTTGACACCTAGATCTTTACATAAGTGACGAAGATTATCTACTTCATGTTCATTTACTCTGGTAATGATTGAGGCAACTCTTGTAGGAACCTTTGCTTCCACAAGTTTCCGAATCGCAGCAAGTGTCTTATCGAAGCTTCCCTTGTTTCTTGTCACCCGGTCATGAACGGCGGGATTGGCAGCATAAATTGTCGTGGCAACGTGAACTCCTTGCTCTTTAAAATAATTGATACAGTCATCATCAATCAAAGTTGCGTTTGTGAAAATCTCAATAGAATTGTAGTTGTGTTTTTTTGCCTCGTCGACCAATTCCCGCCAATACGGAACCAATAGTGGCTCTCCTCCGATCAACTGTATAGCCCTTGCTCCAGCAGCGCTGGCTTCATCAATCACCGACAGCCACCGTTCTTTTGTTACTCGGTCGGCAGTAGAATGACCGTCACTAGAAGAGTAACAGTGTATACAAGAATTGTTACAGGACGAAGTGATTTCAAGCCATAGAAAATTCAATTTCGCAGGCGGACATGACAAGTTCTCAAAAGAAACCACCCCAGGATCATTAAAAAATATTCCTCCGATGCCCATTGCTGTAAGGCGGTCAAAGAACTCGCGGCAATCTACGTTATCAGAAGAATTTGAAGTCAATAAATCGATTATTGGCCTATCCTGGTATTCTCTAAGCAATTCAACCGCTCGACGATTGATGGAATAAACTCTACCTTCTTGCAGATTATATATTGCTCCGCGCATAGCCCCTTCCACAAGATAAGAAT from Pseudomonadota bacterium includes the following:
- a CDS encoding radical SAM protein, which codes for MRGAIYNLQEGRVYSINRRAVELLREYQDRPIIDLLTSNSSDNVDCREFFDRLTAMGIGGIFFNDPGVVSFENLSCPPAKLNFLWLEITSSCNNSCIHCYSSSDGHSTADRVTKERWLSVIDEASAAGARAIQLIGGEPLLVPYWRELVDEAKKHNYNSIEIFTNATLIDDDCINYFKEQGVHVATTIYAANPAVHDRVTRNKGSFDKTLAAIRKLVEAKVPTRVASIITRVNEHEVDNLRHLCKDLGVKTRIPDVVRPTGRGDNNSLLPRHYRKQPIKPPFYSSHETFSHALHYNTCLEGKIAVTPGGDVIPCIFARNQACGNILQTSLKNILSEELLQRCWKTTKDLVEKCKDCEYRYACHDCRPLAQGHSPEKAWNSQSQGCSYNPYTGEWEEDNLCQRKETK